A single Anopheles arabiensis isolate DONGOLA chromosome 2, AaraD3, whole genome shotgun sequence DNA region contains:
- the LOC120893487 gene encoding uncharacterized protein LOC120893487, with the protein MHIIKNKALYFTLMLVVLSMCLDQTEARRKILRGRRTINRTFKRGPMIPAWAIITIVAIVNLLLGGIAYLIFRKVVLNAPIENVTSYTPAMQDEYSS; encoded by the exons ATGCATATCATAAAAAACAAAGCCCTTTACTTCACCCTCATGCTCG TTGTCTTGAGCATGTGTTTGGATCAAACCGAGGCACGTCGCAAGATTCTCCGCGGACGCCGTACCATTAACCGAACCTTCAAAC GTGGACCAATGATTCCTGCATGGGCCATCATTACGATAGTGGCCATCGTGAATCTGCTGCTCGGCGGCATTGCTTATCTAATATTCCGCAAGGTCGTGCTCAATGCACCGATCGAAAACGTTACCTCCTACACGCCGGCCATGCAGGATGAGTACAGCTCCTGA
- the LOC120893486 gene encoding ammonium transporter Rh type A has product MHTPGSSTAGYALLLIVQVVFIIVFGFCTDYAKELLPVKNETARVHSPAESEGGNLRKYPHFQDIHVMIFAGFAFLMTFLKRYGFSASGLNLLVAALVVQWAIIMRGCYEMEDGIIPISLQNLIGADIAAAAVLISMGALLGRTTPIQLLIMGILEIAIFAGNEYLQLELVKAADVGGSITVHAFGAYFGLAVSFMLRPKKELAKAGPLEGSSYSSDISAMIGTIFLWIFWPSFNSALVDGADQERAIINTYLSLAGATVTTFVLSALVSHEHKLDMVHVQNSTLAGGVAVGSICNLLIHPFGALIVGVMAGVISVLGYRFLTPAILSNLRIADTCGVHNLHGMPAVLSAIFSAIYASFASVETYGTSLATIFPAMQNPNATNATSEIEPLEYVIGGYGRSGAKQGAFQLMAIGITMVIAIVGGLITGLILKSPSVRQLEEHELHKDDAFWETPSEESTNTTSTTNESSN; this is encoded by the exons ATGCACACACCAGGATCCTCGACAGCCGGTTACGCACTGCTGCTGATCGTGCAGGTGGTTTTTATAATCGTGTTCGGGTTCTGCACCGATTACGCCAAGGAGCTGTTGCccgtgaaaaatgaaacagcCCGAGTCCACAGCCCTGCCGAGTCCGAGGGAGGAAATCTGCGCAAATATCCTC ACTTTCAAGACATCCACGTGATGATCTTTGCCGGGTTTGCCTTTCTGATGACGTTTTTGAAGCGGTATGGCTTTAGTGCGTCCGGGCTGAACCTGCTCGTGGCCGCCCTGGTCGTCCAGTGGGCCATCATCATGCGGGGCTGCTACGAGATGGAAGACGGCATCATACCGATCTCACTACAGAACCTGATCGGGGCGGACATTGCAGCGGCAGCCGTACTGATCAGCATGGGCGCCCTGCTCGGCCGTACGACACCGATCCAGCTGCTAATCATGGGCATTCTGGAGATTGCGATCTTCGCTGGCAACGAGTACCTGCAGCTGGAGCTGGTAAAGGCGGCCGATGTCGGTGGCTCGATTACGGTGCACGCATTCGGTGCGTACTTCGGGCTGGCCGTGAGCTTTATGCTACGACCGAAGAAGGAACTGGCGAAGGCCGGTCCGCTGGAAGGGTCATCGTACAGCTCGGACATCAGCGCCATGATCGGGACGATCTTTTTGTGGATCTTCTGGCCCAGCTTCAATTCGGCACTGGTCGATGGAGCGGACCAGGAGCGTGCCATCATCAACACGTATCTTTCGCTCGCCGGAGCGACGGTGACTACGTTCGTGCTGTCCGCGCTAGTGTCCCACGAGCACAAGCTGGACATGGTGCATGTGCAGAACTCGACGCTGGCTGGCGGTGTGGCGGTGGGATCGATCTGTAATCTGCTGATCCACCCGTTCGGTGCACTGATCGTCGGCGTTATGGCAGGCGTTATTTCCGTGCTGGGCTATCGCTTTCTTACG CCCGCCATACTGTCTAACCTGCGCATTGCGGATACGTGCGGTGTGCACAACCTGCACGGCATGCCCGCCGTACTGTCGGCCATCTTCTCCGCCATTTATGCATCGTTTGCAAGTGTCGAAACATACGGCACCTCATTGGCTACGATTTTCCCCGCGATGCAGAATCCGAACGCCACCAATGCCACGTCGGAAATCGAACCGCTGGAATATGTCATCGGG GGATATGGCCGGTCCGGTGCTAAGCAGGGTGCTTTCCAGCTGATGGCCATTGGCATAACGATGGTGATCGCCATTGTTGGCGGGCTGATAACCG gATTGATACTCAAATCACCCTCAGTTCGTCAGTTGGAAGAACATGAGCTTCACAAAGACGATGCGTTCTGGGAAACGCCATCAGAAGAATCGACAAACActaccagcaccaccaacgAATCATCCAACTAG
- the LOC120894151 gene encoding eggshell protein 2A-like → MTIRIKDHRKAIEFIISCLLFETVQTNSVQPTMKATLFFLVVVLCAVALAAPPSEQKRGGKGKSEVQGKGNRQDESGSMEDGQQGGSSEESHGGKGGKGGKGGKGGKGGKGGMDREMESSPRRMESPKGKGKQEQQKEHGKGRENGKGKKN, encoded by the coding sequence ATGACCATCCGTATAAAAGACCATCGGAAGGCGATAGAATTTATCATTTCGTGCCTACTATTTGAAACCGTCCAAACCAACTCAGTCCAACCAACAATGAAGGCTACTCTGTTCTTCCTGGTCGTCGTCCTGTGCGCAGTGGCTCTGGCTGCTCCACCATCCGAACAGAAGCGGGGTGGAAAGGGAAAGTCCGAAGTACAGGGCAAGGGCAACCGACAGGACGAGTCGGGATCGATGGAGGACGGACAGCAGGGTGGCAGCTCGGAGGAGAGTCATGGTGGAAAGGGTGGAAAGGGCGGAAAGGGCGGCaagggaggaaagggaggaaagggCGGTATGGATCGTGAGATGGAAAGCTCGCCGCGTCGCATGGAGAGcccgaaaggaaagggaaagcaggagcagcagaagGAACACGGCAAGGGCCGTGAAAATGGCAAGGGCAAGAAGAACTAA
- the LOC120894153 gene encoding eggshell protein 2A-like: MKATLFFLVVVLCAVALAAPPSEQKRGGKGKSEVQGKGKGNRQDESGSMEDGQQGGSSEESHGGKGGKGGKGGKGGKGGKGGMDREMESSPRRMESPKGKGKQEQQKEHGKGRENGKGKKN, encoded by the coding sequence ATGAAGGCTACTCTGTTCTTCCTGGTCGTCGTCCTGTGCGCAGTGGCTCTGGCTGCTCCACCATCCGAACAAAAGCGGGGTGGAAAGGGAAAGTCCGAAGTACAGGGCAAGGGCAAGGGCAACCGACAGGACGAGTCGGGATCGATGGAGGACGGACAGCAGGGTGGCAGCTCGGAGGAGAGTCATGGTGGAAAGGGTGGAAAGGGCGGAAAGGGCGGCaagggaggaaagggaggaaagggCGGTATGGATCGTGAGATGGAAAGCTCGCCGCGTCGCATGGAGAGcccgaaaggaaagggaaagcaggagcagcagaagGAACACGGCAAGGGCCGTGAAAATGGCAAGGGCAAGAAGAACTAA